Proteins encoded within one genomic window of Companilactobacillus zhachilii:
- a CDS encoding bifunctional riboflavin kinase/FAD synthetase, with protein MQIVNVKHPLLEQQRPADDTVLIMGFFDGVHLGHQKVIKTGVELAQKHNLKAVLMTFDRSPRTVYQHEKNFKYLSTMQRKAQLVEQLGVDYLYFVQFSEDFAHLQPQEFVDQYMVGLKAKYVVAGFDYTYGKKDIANMQRLPEYAQRRFETVTVPEQLINGQKIGSSAIKMFISQGHIQTANEFLGYSYQNQGEVIHGLQRGRTLGYPTANLAVDGSQLVPAIGVYATRIKIGKKWYGAMTSVGYNVTFKENTGVTIETNIFDFDEQIYGQHVELEWVRYLRGEVKFDGAEGLIKQLELDKANALKALD; from the coding sequence ATGCAGATTGTAAACGTTAAACATCCGTTATTGGAGCAACAACGGCCAGCAGATGATACCGTCTTGATAATGGGATTCTTTGATGGTGTGCATTTGGGACATCAGAAAGTTATTAAAACTGGTGTTGAACTGGCACAGAAACATAACCTGAAGGCTGTTTTGATGACTTTTGACCGCTCACCAAGAACGGTTTATCAACACGAAAAAAACTTTAAATACTTGTCAACGATGCAAAGAAAAGCCCAATTAGTTGAACAATTAGGTGTTGATTATCTTTATTTTGTTCAATTTAGTGAAGATTTTGCTCACTTACAACCACAAGAATTTGTCGACCAATACATGGTTGGATTGAAGGCTAAGTATGTGGTTGCCGGTTTTGACTACACTTATGGGAAAAAAGATATTGCTAATATGCAGCGCTTGCCTGAGTACGCACAGAGAAGGTTTGAGACTGTCACTGTACCCGAGCAACTGATAAATGGGCAAAAAATTGGTTCTAGTGCAATTAAGATGTTTATTTCCCAAGGTCACATTCAAACTGCTAATGAGTTTTTAGGTTACTCGTATCAAAACCAAGGTGAAGTTATCCATGGCTTACAAAGAGGAAGAACACTTGGATATCCGACCGCTAATCTAGCAGTGGATGGTTCACAGCTAGTTCCTGCCATCGGTGTGTATGCTACTCGTATCAAGATTGGCAAAAAATGGTATGGTGCAATGACTTCGGTGGGCTATAATGTGACATTTAAAGAGAACACTGGTGTAACTATTGAAACCAATATTTTCGATTTTGATGAGCAAATTTATGGTCAACATGTTGAACTTGAATGGGTCCGATATTTGCGTGGTGAAGTTAAGTTTGACGGTGCTGAAGGTTTAATTAAACAATTGGAATTGGATAAAGCAAATGCGCTAAAAGCATTAGATTAA
- the hrcA gene encoding heat-inducible transcriptional repressor HrcA: MLSQRQDAILREVVRIFTDTGQPVGSKTLMNELPFHVSSATIRNEMAMLEEVGYLEKTHLSSGRIPSAMGYRYYLDHLVQPTSVPQDIAQRIDDDFGKTYHQIDDIIEQSAKILSHLTSYTAITLGPESSSILLTGFRIVPLNPHQLMAIIVTSDNNVENNIYTIDDDFDTSLIEKIVNIVNDKLVGQPLPKVIQMLHNDVPAILSEYMYSSDGLLDMMDQLFKKAGAEKYYVDGQLNLLNYANNDDLSQVQSLFSIINQSTDLRKLIDPSISDDGIRVRLGSELGSDALKNYSIITANYDVGHHGKGVIALLGPTTMHYSQLIGLLGEFRVELAKRLIDYYSRYDDS, from the coding sequence ATGCTATCACAACGCCAAGATGCAATCTTGAGAGAAGTCGTGCGCATATTTACAGATACCGGCCAGCCGGTTGGTTCGAAGACATTGATGAATGAATTACCTTTCCATGTAAGTTCTGCGACAATCAGAAATGAAATGGCAATGCTAGAGGAAGTAGGTTATCTCGAGAAAACCCATCTTTCATCTGGTAGAATTCCTTCAGCGATGGGATATCGTTATTATCTTGATCATTTGGTACAGCCAACAAGTGTACCGCAAGATATAGCGCAGAGAATTGACGATGATTTTGGTAAAACTTATCATCAAATTGATGATATCATTGAACAATCTGCCAAAATCTTATCTCATCTGACCAGTTACACAGCTATCACGTTGGGTCCAGAGAGCAGTTCAATCTTGTTAACAGGTTTTAGAATTGTTCCTTTGAACCCACATCAACTTATGGCAATCATTGTCACAAGTGATAATAATGTCGAGAATAATATTTATACAATAGATGATGATTTTGATACTTCGTTGATTGAAAAAATTGTTAACATTGTTAATGACAAGTTAGTTGGACAACCTTTACCAAAGGTTATTCAAATGTTGCACAATGATGTACCAGCAATCCTTTCAGAATACATGTATTCCAGTGATGGGTTGCTTGATATGATGGATCAGCTTTTCAAGAAAGCTGGTGCAGAAAAGTATTATGTTGATGGGCAACTAAATTTGTTGAATTATGCTAACAATGATGATTTATCGCAAGTTCAGTCATTATTCTCAATCATCAATCAGAGCACTGATTTGAGAAAATTAATTGATCCAAGTATTTCTGATGATGGCATTCGTGTTCGTCTCGGAAGTGAGCTTGGAAGTGATGCGTTGAAGAATTACAGTATTATTACTGCAAATTATGATGTTGGTCATCATGGTAAGGGTGTAATTGCCTTACTTGGTCCAACGACAATGCATTATTCACAATTGATTGGGTTACTTGGAGAATTTAGAGTTGAGTTAGCCAAAAGGCTGATCGATTACTATTCAAGGTATGATGATTCTTGA
- the grpE gene encoding nucleotide exchange factor GrpE, which yields MADKEKDQDLKTSKKEAAPKTDEKAEKDSAKKKQAEKVDPKDKEIADLKQKNSDLEDNLLRSQAEMQNMNKRHSKEVADILKYDGQKLATEILPVLDNLERALSVEADDDASKQLKKGIEMVQEHLVKAVEANHVTPIDNVGEKFDPTSSQAVQTVPADDKHAKDTVVQVLQKGYKFEDRVLRPAMVVVAQ from the coding sequence ATGGCAGATAAAGAAAAAGACCAAGATTTGAAGACTTCTAAAAAAGAAGCAGCTCCAAAGACTGATGAAAAAGCTGAAAAAGATTCAGCTAAGAAGAAACAGGCTGAGAAAGTCGATCCTAAAGACAAAGAGATTGCCGATCTCAAGCAAAAGAATTCTGACTTAGAAGATAATCTTCTAAGAAGCCAAGCAGAAATGCAAAATATGAACAAACGTCATAGTAAGGAAGTCGCTGACATCCTTAAATATGATGGTCAAAAATTGGCAACAGAAATTCTACCTGTTTTGGATAATCTTGAACGTGCTTTGAGTGTTGAAGCTGACGACGATGCCAGCAAGCAACTTAAAAAGGGTATTGAAATGGTTCAAGAGCATTTGGTTAAAGCCGTTGAAGCTAACCATGTGACTCCAATTGACAATGTTGGTGAAAAGTTTGACCCAACATCAAGTCAAGCAGTCCAAACCGTTCCAGCCGATGATAAGCACGCTAAGGATACTGTTGTACAAGTTCTTCAAAAAGGTTATAAATTTGAAGATCGTGTACTTCGTCCAGCAATGGTTGTCGTTGCACAATAA
- the dnaK gene encoding molecular chaperone DnaK: MSKVIGIDLGTTNSAVAVLEGGSPKIITNPEGARTTPSVVAFKDGEIQVGEVAKRQAITNPDTISSIKRHMGEAGYKVTVAGKSYTPQEISAFILQHIKKFSEDYLGEKVTDAVITVPAYFNDSQRQATKDAGKIAGLNVQRIVNEPTASALAYGLDNDKGDEKILVYDLGGGTFDVSVLQLGDGVFEVLSTNGDTHLGGDDFDQKIIDWLVEQFKAKNGVDLGQDKMALQRLKDAAEKAKKDLSGVAQTSISLPFISSGANGPLHLEETLTRAKFDELTADLVERTKIPVDNALKDANLTNADIDKVILNGGSTRIPAVQDAVAKWTGKAPDHSINPDEAVALGAAIQGGVISGDVKDVVLLDVTPLSLGIETMGGVFTKLIDRNTTIPTSKSQVFSTAADNQSAVDIHVLQGERPMAADNKTLGRFQLTDIPAAPRGVPQIQVTFDIDKNGIVNVSAKDMGTNKEQKITIKSSSGLSDEEIDKMMKEAKEHEEEDNKRKEEVDVKNDVEQTLFATDKTLKDVKGKVSDDEIKKAQDARDALKKAQDSGDLEDMKKKRDDLNKIVQDLSVKLYQQAQEAQQAKGADGATGSTDDKKKSDDNTVDGDFSEVDPDKDKK; this comes from the coding sequence ATGTCTAAAGTTATTGGTATTGATTTAGGTACTACAAACTCTGCTGTAGCCGTTCTTGAAGGTGGCTCTCCAAAGATTATTACAAACCCAGAAGGTGCAAGAACAACTCCTTCAGTTGTTGCTTTCAAAGATGGTGAAATCCAAGTTGGTGAAGTTGCAAAGAGACAAGCAATCACTAACCCAGATACAATTTCATCAATCAAGCGTCACATGGGCGAAGCAGGTTACAAAGTTACTGTAGCCGGCAAGTCATACACACCACAAGAAATTTCAGCATTCATTTTACAACACATCAAGAAGTTCTCAGAAGACTACTTAGGTGAAAAGGTTACAGATGCTGTTATCACAGTTCCTGCCTATTTCAATGATTCACAAAGACAAGCTACTAAAGATGCTGGTAAGATTGCTGGTTTGAACGTTCAACGTATCGTTAACGAACCAACTGCTTCAGCACTTGCTTACGGTCTAGATAATGACAAGGGTGATGAAAAGATTCTTGTTTATGACCTTGGTGGTGGTACATTTGATGTTTCTGTCCTTCAATTAGGTGACGGTGTCTTCGAAGTACTTTCAACAAATGGTGATACACATCTTGGTGGTGATGACTTTGACCAAAAGATCATCGACTGGTTAGTTGAACAATTTAAGGCTAAGAATGGCGTTGATTTGGGTCAAGACAAGATGGCTTTACAACGTTTGAAGGATGCTGCTGAAAAAGCTAAGAAGGACTTATCAGGTGTTGCCCAAACATCAATCAGTCTTCCATTTATTTCATCAGGTGCTAATGGTCCACTTCACTTGGAAGAAACATTGACACGTGCTAAATTTGATGAATTGACAGCTGACCTTGTTGAAAGAACAAAGATCCCAGTTGACAATGCCTTGAAGGATGCTAACTTAACAAATGCTGATATCGATAAGGTTATTTTAAACGGTGGTTCAACACGTATTCCTGCTGTTCAAGATGCTGTTGCTAAGTGGACTGGTAAAGCACCAGATCACTCAATCAACCCTGATGAAGCCGTTGCTTTAGGTGCCGCTATCCAAGGTGGTGTTATCTCTGGTGATGTTAAGGACGTTGTTTTACTTGATGTTACTCCATTGTCACTTGGTATTGAAACAATGGGTGGTGTCTTCACTAAGTTGATCGATAGAAATACAACTATCCCAACAAGCAAGTCACAAGTCTTCTCAACCGCTGCTGATAACCAAAGTGCTGTTGATATTCACGTTCTACAAGGTGAACGTCCAATGGCTGCTGACAATAAGACCTTAGGTCGTTTCCAATTAACAGATATTCCTGCTGCACCTCGTGGCGTACCACAAATCCAAGTTACATTCGATATCGATAAGAACGGTATTGTTAATGTATCTGCTAAGGATATGGGTACTAACAAGGAACAAAAGATTACTATCAAGAGTTCATCAGGCTTGAGCGATGAAGAAATCGACAAGATGATGAAAGAAGCTAAGGAACACGAAGAAGAGGATAACAAACGTAAGGAAGAGGTCGATGTTAAGAATGATGTTGAACAAACATTGTTTGCAACAGACAAGACTCTAAAAGACGTTAAGGGTAAAGTTTCTGACGATGAAATCAAGAAAGCCCAAGATGCTCGTGATGCTTTGAAAAAAGCTCAAGACTCTGGTGACCTTGAAGACATGAAGAAGAAACGTGACGATTTGAATAAGATTGTCCAAGACCTTTCTGTAAAACTTTATCAACAAGCTCAAGAAGCACAACAAGCTAAGGGTGCTGACGGTGCAACTGGTTCAACTGATGATAAGAAGAAATCTGACGACAATACCGTTGATGGCGACTTTTCAGAAGTAGATCCTGATAAAGATAAGAAATAA
- the dnaJ gene encoding molecular chaperone DnaJ: MADKNPYDVLGVDKNASDDDIRKAFRKLSKKYHPDLNKAPDAEAKFKEVNAAYEILKDPQKRAQYDQYGSAGMNGGQGGFGGFGGGAGSDQFGGFEDIFSQFFGGGGAARQNPNAPRQGSDLQYRMDLTFEEGVFGKKTNISYNREEECSTCDGSGAKPGTHPETCSKCHGSGYVEVDRQTPLGRMRTRVVCDVCNGTGKEIKEKCNICHGSGKVNEKHELKVTVPAGVEDGQQMRLDGQGEAGTNGGPYGDLYIVFHVAPSKEFRRDGSTIYASVNISFPQATLGDEIKVNTVHGPVNLNIPSGTQTGTTFRLRGKGAPVLNSKSIGDEKVTVNIVTPRKLSAEQRSALKKFAEAGGDKVKEKDSNFFNKIKDAFNG; the protein is encoded by the coding sequence ATGGCAGATAAAAATCCATATGACGTACTTGGCGTTGATAAGAACGCTTCTGATGACGATATAAGAAAGGCATTCCGTAAACTTTCCAAGAAGTATCATCCGGACTTGAATAAAGCCCCTGATGCTGAAGCAAAGTTTAAGGAAGTTAATGCAGCTTACGAAATATTAAAAGATCCGCAAAAACGTGCTCAATATGATCAATATGGTTCTGCCGGCATGAATGGTGGTCAAGGTGGATTTGGCGGCTTCGGTGGCGGAGCTGGTTCTGATCAATTTGGCGGATTTGAAGATATCTTCAGCCAATTCTTCGGTGGCGGTGGTGCTGCTCGTCAAAATCCTAATGCCCCAAGACAAGGTTCCGACTTGCAATATCGCATGGATTTAACTTTTGAAGAGGGAGTTTTCGGTAAGAAGACTAACATTTCATATAACCGTGAAGAAGAATGTTCAACTTGTGATGGTTCCGGTGCAAAGCCAGGAACACATCCAGAGACATGTTCAAAATGTCATGGTTCAGGTTATGTTGAAGTTGATCGTCAAACTCCACTTGGCCGTATGCGTACACGAGTTGTCTGTGATGTCTGCAACGGTACTGGTAAAGAAATCAAAGAAAAGTGCAACATTTGCCATGGTTCAGGTAAGGTAAATGAAAAGCATGAACTTAAGGTTACTGTACCAGCTGGTGTTGAAGATGGACAACAAATGCGTCTAGATGGTCAAGGTGAAGCCGGAACTAACGGTGGACCTTATGGTGACTTGTACATCGTCTTTCACGTTGCTCCAAGTAAGGAGTTCAGACGTGACGGATCAACAATTTACGCCTCAGTCAATATCAGTTTCCCCCAAGCTACTCTAGGTGATGAAATCAAAGTTAATACCGTCCACGGACCAGTTAACTTGAATATCCCAAGTGGTACGCAAACAGGGACAACCTTTAGATTGCGTGGTAAAGGTGCTCCAGTTTTGAATAGTAAGAGTATCGGTGATGAAAAAGTAACAGTTAATATTGTCACACCACGTAAGTTGTCAGCCGAACAACGTAGTGCTTTGAAGAAGTTCGCTGAAGCTGGTGGCGATAAGGTTAAGGAAAAAGATAGTAATTTCTTTAATAAAATTAAAGATGCTTTTAATGGCTAA
- a CDS encoding dihydrolipoyl dehydrogenase family protein, with translation MEKFDTIVIGAGPAGLAAAHKLKSSGQKVAIIENNLWGGTCPNRGCDPKRVLIGAVETRDRLAQLQGKGFDEVPYVNWKELEAFKETFTKPVSQGSRNGIVKSDITAVDGQPKFVSKDEIVVNGQTHYQADKFIIATGQRPSYLNIPGKEHLLSSTDFLSLKKMPADITIIGAGYIAFELATIANATGAKVHIVHHNDRSLKEFNENYALELVKQLENKGVDFNFNIDTKTIEQDSEGKYVIKADNFELTTDLIIGATGRIANADFLDLEKAGVEYTRHGVKVNAKLQSTNNNIYAIGDVVDTKQPKLTPVGGFEANYVADILTGKTDEDLELPLIPTVVYGSPKLAKVGAQDGAKVVDQDVTSWFTYSHTNEPKAKVRIVLNDKSEIIGATLLSNEADSLINLLTMAIKEHMTHSDVVKEIMAYPTAASDLEYLF, from the coding sequence ATGGAAAAGTTTGACACAATTGTAATTGGTGCTGGTCCAGCAGGTTTGGCAGCCGCTCATAAATTAAAAAGTAGTGGTCAAAAAGTGGCAATTATCGAAAATAATTTATGGGGTGGAACTTGCCCTAATCGGGGATGTGATCCTAAAAGAGTTCTGATCGGAGCGGTTGAAACCAGGGATCGTCTGGCTCAGTTGCAAGGCAAAGGTTTTGATGAGGTTCCATATGTGAATTGGAAGGAATTGGAAGCATTCAAGGAAACCTTTACCAAACCAGTATCACAAGGTAGCCGTAATGGAATCGTTAAGTCTGATATTACAGCCGTTGATGGTCAACCAAAATTTGTTTCAAAAGATGAGATTGTCGTAAATGGTCAGACACATTATCAAGCTGATAAATTTATTATTGCAACCGGACAACGTCCTAGTTATTTAAATATTCCGGGAAAAGAACATTTGCTCTCAAGTACTGATTTCTTGTCACTTAAGAAAATGCCAGCAGATATCACCATTATTGGGGCTGGTTACATTGCTTTTGAGTTGGCTACAATTGCTAATGCAACTGGGGCTAAGGTTCATATTGTTCACCATAATGATCGCTCGTTGAAGGAGTTCAATGAAAATTATGCCTTAGAATTAGTTAAGCAATTAGAAAATAAAGGTGTCGATTTTAACTTCAATATCGATACAAAAACCATTGAGCAAGACTCTGAAGGTAAGTATGTTATTAAAGCTGATAACTTCGAATTAACGACCGATTTAATTATCGGAGCCACTGGTCGAATTGCTAATGCTGACTTTTTGGATTTGGAAAAAGCTGGAGTTGAATATACTCGCCATGGTGTGAAAGTTAATGCTAAGTTGCAATCAACAAATAATAATATTTATGCAATTGGGGATGTCGTTGATACTAAACAACCTAAATTGACACCAGTAGGTGGATTTGAAGCCAATTATGTTGCCGATATTTTAACTGGTAAAACAGATGAAGATTTGGAACTACCATTAATTCCAACCGTAGTCTATGGCAGTCCTAAACTTGCCAAAGTTGGCGCTCAAGATGGTGCCAAAGTAGTTGATCAAGATGTGACAAGTTGGTTTACTTATAGTCATACTAATGAACCTAAAGCTAAAGTTAGAATCGTTTTGAACGATAAATCAGAAATTATTGGGGCAACATTGTTGAGCAATGAGGCTGATAGCTTGATTAATCTTTTGACGATGGCGATTAAGGAACATATGACACATTCAGATGTTGTTAAGGAAATTATGGCATACCCAACGGCTGCTAGTGATTTAGAGTATTTGTTCTAA
- the yaaA gene encoding peroxide stress protein YaaA: MKIIIAPAKKMSINNDTFDYETQPQYLEKTALLLKAMRKLSYTEAKQLWNCSDKLAEPNYKWLQQLDLEKQLSPALLAFNGIQYQYMAPDLFTQPALDYVRKNLRIISGFYGILRPFDGVVPYRLEMQSKLKVPNYDNLYEFWNSQIYTALTNNSDTIINLASQEYAKTITPFLKKNQKMITVVFASIVDGKLKTKATLAKIARGEMVRYMAENNVTSINALKKFNHPDWLFSAELSTEDRLTFIYQEK, from the coding sequence ATGAAAATTATCATCGCTCCGGCAAAAAAAATGAGTATCAATAATGATACCTTCGATTACGAAACACAACCACAATATCTTGAGAAAACAGCATTATTACTAAAAGCAATGCGCAAATTATCATATACAGAAGCCAAACAACTGTGGAATTGTAGTGATAAGTTAGCGGAACCCAATTACAAATGGCTACAACAACTTGATTTAGAAAAGCAATTAAGTCCGGCCCTATTAGCGTTTAACGGTATTCAATATCAATACATGGCACCAGATTTGTTCACCCAGCCTGCTCTAGATTACGTTCGCAAAAACCTTAGAATAATATCAGGCTTTTATGGCATACTTCGACCCTTTGACGGCGTTGTACCGTATCGATTGGAAATGCAATCAAAATTAAAAGTACCTAATTATGACAATTTATATGAATTTTGGAATTCCCAAATCTACACAGCCTTGACCAATAATTCCGACACTATTATCAACCTAGCATCGCAAGAATACGCCAAGACAATCACACCGTTTTTAAAAAAGAATCAAAAAATGATTACCGTAGTTTTTGCCAGTATAGTAGACGGAAAATTAAAGACAAAAGCCACCCTCGCCAAAATAGCCCGAGGTGAAATGGTTCGGTATATGGCCGAAAATAATGTCACAAGTATTAACGCGCTCAAGAAATTTAATCATCCTGACTGGCTATTTTCAGCAGAATTATCAACAGAAGACCGATTAACTTTTATTTATCAAGAAAAATAA
- the galE gene encoding UDP-glucose 4-epimerase GalE has translation MSILVLGGAGYIGSHTVDHLCELGYDVIVADNLSTGHVQAINQKAKFYEGDVRDKEFLIKLFQNETITDVIHFAAFSIVPESMKDPLKYFDNNTYGMITLLQVMHNFGVKHIVFSSTAATYGEPKQIPIKETDPTVPTNPYGESKLAMEKIMHWCDVAYGIKFVALRYFNVGGAKPDGSIGEDHNPETHLIPVVLQVAAGQRDELTIFGDDYDTKDGTNVRDYVHVEDLAEAHRLAMEYLRAGNDSDVFNLGSSNGFSNKEILEAARKATGKEIPAKIGPRRPGDPSTLIADSTKARTILKWQPKYDDVEKVISDAWNFKSKHLNGYNED, from the coding sequence ATGAGCATTCTTGTTTTAGGTGGTGCCGGTTATATCGGTTCCCACACGGTTGATCATCTTTGTGAACTCGGCTATGACGTAATTGTAGCAGATAATCTATCCACGGGTCACGTTCAAGCTATCAACCAAAAAGCTAAATTCTATGAAGGTGATGTCCGTGATAAGGAATTTTTAATTAAACTATTCCAAAACGAAACAATCACCGATGTTATACACTTTGCGGCTTTTTCTATCGTTCCAGAATCAATGAAAGATCCGCTTAAATATTTTGATAACAACACTTACGGTATGATTACTTTGCTACAAGTAATGCACAATTTTGGTGTCAAACACATCGTCTTTTCATCAACCGCTGCAACTTATGGCGAACCAAAACAAATTCCAATTAAGGAAACTGATCCAACCGTTCCAACTAATCCTTATGGTGAAAGCAAATTAGCTATGGAAAAAATCATGCATTGGTGTGATGTAGCTTACGGTATTAAATTTGTCGCCTTGAGATACTTTAACGTTGGTGGCGCTAAACCTGATGGCTCGATTGGTGAAGATCACAATCCTGAAACCCACTTGATTCCAGTAGTTCTTCAAGTCGCTGCTGGTCAAAGAGATGAATTGACTATCTTCGGTGATGATTACGATACAAAAGATGGTACCAATGTTCGTGACTATGTTCACGTTGAAGATTTGGCTGAAGCACATCGCCTCGCAATGGAATACTTACGTGCTGGCAATGACAGTGATGTCTTTAACCTTGGCTCTTCAAACGGCTTCTCTAACAAAGAAATTTTGGAAGCTGCTAGAAAAGCAACCGGTAAAGAGATTCCTGCCAAGATTGGTCCAAGACGTCCCGGAGACCCAAGTACTTTGATTGCTGATTCAACTAAAGCTAGAACAATCCTCAAATGGCAACCTAAGTATGATGATGTCGAAAAAGTTATTAGCGATGCTTGGAACTTTAAGTCAAAACACTTAAATGGTTATAACGAAGATTAA
- a CDS encoding class A sortase → MKKFFSIFGTILLLLIALALIFNQPIKEYAVKRISNENLTSLTAKKAKENAKKKGQFDFNKVKPISATQVAKASVNNDAAVIGKMAVPSVNLRLPIVVGLSDNALSTGGGTMKENEKMGKSNYALAGHYMTNKGALFSPLEDAQIGDLAYITDMKRVYTYKIYFKKIVPPTAVYLLDDVKNQSILTLITCADGGTNRWALQGSLVSSQPANKGTLAVFS, encoded by the coding sequence ATGAAGAAATTCTTTTCGATTTTTGGAACCATCCTTTTACTTCTCATTGCTCTGGCTTTGATTTTTAATCAGCCGATTAAAGAATATGCTGTTAAAAGAATTTCTAATGAAAATTTAACTAGTTTAACAGCCAAAAAGGCTAAAGAAAATGCTAAGAAAAAAGGTCAGTTTGATTTTAACAAGGTAAAACCTATTTCTGCTACCCAAGTTGCCAAAGCGTCTGTTAATAATGATGCGGCAGTAATTGGTAAAATGGCGGTTCCTTCAGTTAATTTACGTTTGCCTATTGTGGTCGGTTTAAGTGACAATGCTTTATCGACCGGTGGTGGAACGATGAAGGAAAATGAGAAAATGGGTAAATCTAATTATGCTTTGGCTGGTCATTATATGACTAATAAAGGAGCCTTGTTTTCACCATTGGAAGATGCTCAAATTGGCGATTTAGCTTATATTACCGATATGAAGCGAGTTTATACGTATAAAATTTATTTCAAAAAAATTGTACCGCCAACAGCCGTTTATTTATTAGATGATGTGAAAAATCAAAGTATCCTAACTTTGATTACCTGTGCTGATGGAGGAACCAATCGTTGGGCATTACAGGGTTCGTTGGTAAGTAGCCAACCAGCCAATAAAGGTACTTTAGCAGTCTTTTCTTAA